One Aegilops tauschii subsp. strangulata cultivar AL8/78 chromosome 2, Aet v6.0, whole genome shotgun sequence genomic window, TGGTGATTTGAACTTGCCGTGATGTCCCCGCAGGCGTAACCGCGTATAGGATTTTCAGAATTGCCGCCGGCGACTTGGACTGAAGGAATAGACCAACCGCGGTCCTGCTACAGCAGGTACCGACTGCTTTACTTCGTTGATCATCGACAGTCCGAACCACTCGGCAGCGGCTTGGTTCAGTTGAGAGACCTGCAATCATCCAAACATCCAGAACGAATTCACTCGCCGAATCCAACAAAATCGACAAGTCGTAATCTCTGAACTTCCTTTAGCCGACTACTCTCCATCCTTGGCACCACTTGCAGAATTCTCTGCCTCTTCGGCCACTTCTGACCGGCACAATCCCCTGTTCTGTCATTGATGCAATTCGATCAGCTGCGGGCACCCGTCTCGTCACGATGGCCGAGATGGTCGGATCGCTGGTCGTCGGCGAGGTGGTCAGCAGGACCTCCTCCTTCCTCATCAGCAAGCACAAGGAGAGGTCGGCGTCGGCCAGCAGCACAGGCGAGAGCCTGGAGAGACTGGAGATGGCGCACATCAAGATGGAGGCGGCGCTGGAGGTGTCCGCCCGGTGGCAGGTCACGGACGTGGCGATGCTGCGGTGGCGGCGGAAGCTGCGGCGCGCCGCCGACGAGTGCGACGCCGCGGTGCACCGCTGGAGGCTGCGGgccctggaggaggaggaggccagggaggcGCTCGCGCGCGCGTGGCTCCCGAGCCGGGTGGCGCGCGTCGTGGCCTCCTTCGTGTCGTCGCTCCTCAGCCGCCGCGGCGAGGAGCCCCACGCGAAGGCCGTCCAGAGGTTCGAGAAGCTGGCTGACGGCGCCGGGGATTTCCTGAGGTACCTGCAGTCCGGCGGCGCGCCTCGGAGGTGCGCGCTGCTCGACGACGCCATTGTCATGAAGCCTGCTGCGAGTGCGAGTGCGAGTGCGAGGCATGGTCTGGTTCAGGGAGGTCGACAGCGCTGCCTGCGCTCAGGATCCAGGAAGAGCGGGGTGGAGATTAGACAGCTTGTGCAGTGATTATGTTCAGAGgctgcagcaaataaattctcattGTATAGAGCCAGTTTTAACTTGGTCGAACTGCAAGTTTTAATTTCGTAATCCAAAGTGGCCCTCAAAGCTGCCTTGGGTCTGCAGTTCTGCACAAAACTTATCCCAGGAATGTAATCTTGCTCGTGGAGTGGAGACGATCGAATCAACTACCCACATTCTTTCTACTTGCCCTCAACATAGTCAATGCCTCAAAAAAAGAAAACATTCTTTCTACTTGGCCTATTGCTCTTAATTTCGACAAATGATCTGAGCCACAGCACTCGGTGTTGGAGAGTTTGGCCCCTCGACGGTGGCGTGATGAAACTGATGGTGCTATGGTCAAGCTTCGTTCGGCCTGCTGCTCCAAGTTCAGGCAGGGCGGTGGCTACTCTGTAGTACGTTGGTCTTTCCGGACCCCGTCTG contains:
- the LOC109742778 gene encoding uncharacterized protein, whose amino-acid sequence is MAEMVGSLVVGEVVSRTSSFLISKHKERSASASSTGESLERLEMAHIKMEAALEVSARWQVTDVAMLRWRRKLRRAADECDAAVHRWRLRALEEEEAREALARAWLPSRVARVVASFVSSLLSRRGEEPHAKAVQRFEKLADGAGDFLRYLQSGGAPRRCALLDDAIVMKPAASASASARHGLVQGGRQRCLRSGSRKSGVEIRQLVQ